In Paenarthrobacter sp. GOM3, a single window of DNA contains:
- a CDS encoding sulfurtransferase produces the protein MNDDLKPFVDWSWCANNRGSIVLADARWYLDGASGKDAYDAGHIPGAAFMDLDRWLSGPASPEAGRNPLPDPEVFAEGMRESGISDADTVIAYDDAGGVIAARLVWMLRSTGHKAAILNGGIASYPGDLSREAPTPSRGRFTTREWPAHVIADIAEVSSGGNTTVDARNADRFAGRQDPIDPRPGHIPGAVSVPCRENLDPTGRLLPEMQIRANFERAGIVSANDTISYCGSGVTACHNVLTMEHVGMGQGKLFVGGWSQYGHATDRAVETG, from the coding sequence ATGAATGATGACCTGAAACCTTTTGTCGACTGGAGTTGGTGCGCGAATAATCGCGGGAGCATTGTCTTGGCCGATGCCAGGTGGTACCTCGACGGCGCCTCAGGGAAGGACGCCTACGACGCCGGACACATCCCGGGCGCCGCGTTCATGGACTTGGATCGCTGGCTATCGGGACCGGCTTCACCTGAGGCTGGAAGGAACCCGCTGCCCGATCCCGAAGTTTTCGCCGAAGGTATGCGGGAATCGGGCATCAGCGATGCCGACACCGTAATCGCCTACGACGACGCCGGAGGAGTGATCGCGGCCAGACTCGTCTGGATGCTCCGATCCACGGGGCACAAGGCCGCGATCCTCAACGGCGGAATCGCCAGCTATCCAGGGGATCTCTCGAGGGAGGCGCCAACTCCCTCCAGGGGGCGCTTCACAACACGAGAGTGGCCGGCGCATGTCATTGCCGACATCGCGGAGGTGTCTTCCGGCGGCAACACCACAGTGGATGCCAGAAACGCTGACCGTTTTGCGGGCAGGCAGGACCCCATCGACCCCCGTCCCGGGCACATTCCTGGAGCCGTTAGTGTCCCCTGCCGGGAGAATCTGGACCCCACGGGTCGCCTGCTCCCGGAAATGCAGATTCGCGCTAACTTCGAGCGTGCCGGCATCGTGTCCGCGAATGACACCATTTCCTACTGCGGCTCCGGAGTGACCGCGTGCCACAACGTGCTGACGATGGAGCATGTGGGCATGGGCCAAGGGAAGCTCTTCGTCGGCGGGTGGTCCCAATACGGGCACGCGACGGACAGGGCTGTCGAGACGGGCTAG
- a CDS encoding N-acetylmannosamine-6-phosphate 2-epimerase, with the protein MILTPENLEALRSQLIVSCQAYPGEPMRDPRTTGQVAASAVIGGAAAIRVQGLADVQFTRAAVEVPVIGLWKDGHDGVFITPTLRHALAVANAGAHVVAIDGTRRSRPDGLSLSATVAGIHAESHALVMADCGSFDDAVAAVEAGADLIGTTLSGYTGERAKTDGPDLKLLSSIAAAELGKPLIAEGRIHTPAHARQALDAGAFAVVVGTAITHPASITGWFKGAMHA; encoded by the coding sequence ATGATCCTCACCCCCGAAAACCTCGAAGCTCTCCGCTCCCAGCTGATTGTCTCCTGCCAGGCCTACCCGGGTGAGCCCATGCGTGATCCCCGGACCACCGGCCAAGTGGCGGCTTCGGCCGTCATCGGCGGGGCTGCGGCGATCCGCGTCCAGGGGCTGGCCGACGTGCAGTTCACGCGTGCCGCCGTCGAGGTTCCTGTCATCGGACTGTGGAAGGACGGCCATGACGGCGTTTTCATCACTCCTACCCTTCGCCATGCCCTTGCCGTGGCGAATGCCGGAGCGCATGTTGTGGCCATCGACGGCACGCGGCGTTCCCGGCCGGATGGGCTGTCCCTCTCCGCCACCGTTGCAGGTATCCACGCAGAATCTCATGCTCTGGTCATGGCCGATTGCGGCTCGTTCGATGACGCCGTTGCCGCCGTCGAAGCCGGAGCCGACCTGATCGGAACCACGCTGTCCGGCTATACCGGCGAGCGCGCCAAGACTGATGGCCCGGACTTGAAATTGCTGTCCTCGATAGCAGCCGCTGAGCTAGGGAAGCCCCTCATCGCCGAGGGCCGGATCCACACCCCCGCTCATGCCCGCCAGGCCCTCGACGCCGGCGCGTTCGCCGTGGTTGTTGGCACAGCGATCACACACCCGGCGTCGATTACGGGCTGGTTCAAGGGCGCGATGCACGCGTAG
- a CDS encoding ROK family protein, whose amino-acid sequence MTASKPHVIGVDLGGTKTAAGVVSPSGEVLMTETIPTLNRAGGEAILDATAALIAGLVERAADAGHSVSGVGVGSAGVIDASSGVVVSATDAISGWSGTALVSGLSSRLGLPVRAVNDVHAHALGEAWLGASAGSTSSLMVAFGTGVGGSFVLDGAPVLGHRFVGGHVGHFASPYAAFDGVPLPCVCGSAGHVEAVASGPAIYESYLLCGGSASLAADTRGVFALAASGADALDGGASFAVSRDAAVHAVDAGAAAAGQAVGGLINILDPETVVISGGLADAGELWWKPMEAALRRELLAPLAAVPVLKASLGNSAAIIGAAKLVLL is encoded by the coding sequence ATGACCGCTTCCAAACCCCACGTGATCGGCGTTGACCTCGGCGGTACCAAGACTGCCGCCGGGGTTGTTTCCCCTTCTGGCGAAGTTTTGATGACGGAGACCATTCCGACGTTGAACCGGGCTGGCGGCGAAGCGATCCTCGACGCCACCGCAGCGCTGATCGCGGGTCTGGTGGAGCGCGCTGCCGACGCCGGGCACTCAGTGTCCGGCGTCGGCGTCGGCTCCGCTGGGGTCATCGACGCTTCTTCCGGAGTTGTGGTGTCCGCCACCGACGCGATTTCGGGGTGGTCGGGGACTGCGCTTGTTTCCGGACTTTCTTCACGTCTCGGCCTCCCTGTTCGGGCCGTCAATGACGTCCACGCGCACGCCCTCGGCGAGGCGTGGCTTGGCGCTTCAGCCGGTTCGACCAGCTCACTGATGGTCGCCTTTGGCACAGGCGTTGGCGGCAGTTTCGTACTTGACGGGGCCCCTGTCCTTGGGCACCGGTTTGTGGGCGGGCATGTGGGGCATTTCGCTTCGCCTTACGCTGCGTTTGATGGGGTCCCGCTGCCTTGCGTCTGCGGTTCTGCCGGGCACGTTGAGGCTGTTGCTTCCGGGCCCGCCATCTACGAGTCGTACCTGCTGTGCGGTGGCTCTGCTTCCTTGGCCGCGGACACGCGTGGCGTGTTCGCGCTTGCGGCTTCCGGTGCTGACGCGCTCGACGGCGGTGCCTCCTTTGCGGTCAGCCGCGACGCCGCTGTGCACGCCGTCGACGCCGGTGCTGCCGCAGCCGGCCAGGCCGTGGGCGGCCTCATCAACATCCTTGACCCAGAAACCGTGGTGATCTCCGGAGGTCTGGCCGATGCCGGCGAGCTCTGGTGGAAACCCATGGAAGCTGCCCTGCGCCGGGAACTCTTGGCACCCTTGGCTGCAGTCCCCGTGCTCAAGGCGTCCCTGGGCAACTCCGCTGCCATTATTGGCGCCGCAAAACTCGTCCTTCTTTAA
- a CDS encoding dihydrodipicolinate synthase family protein: protein MSTQFQGVIPPVITPRHADGSIDTASLKNVTKHLLDGGVSGLFVLGSSGEVPYLTNDERELVVSTIADANAGAVPLIVGANEQTTTRVIEEARKVVDLGADAIVVTSMYYAIGNAAETETHFRDIHAAIEKPIFAYDVPVRTHFKLPTDLLVRLGRDGVIAGVKDSSGDDVSFRQLLLAAKDIPNFDIFTGHEVVVDGALLGGAQGVVPGLGNVDPAGYRRLFDAAQAGDWAAAAREQDRLADVFEIVYTPNGRVSGGAAGLGAFKTALQVMGVIESNTMSSPMLSLNDSETAAIRSILERNGLV, encoded by the coding sequence GTGTCCACTCAATTCCAGGGCGTCATTCCCCCGGTCATCACCCCCCGCCACGCCGACGGCAGCATCGACACCGCGTCGCTGAAGAACGTCACCAAGCACTTGCTCGACGGCGGTGTGTCCGGCCTTTTCGTCCTGGGCTCCTCCGGCGAAGTGCCCTACCTGACCAACGACGAGCGTGAGCTTGTGGTCTCCACCATCGCCGACGCGAACGCTGGAGCTGTTCCGCTGATCGTGGGGGCCAACGAGCAAACCACCACCCGCGTCATCGAGGAAGCGCGCAAGGTGGTTGATCTTGGTGCCGACGCGATCGTGGTCACCTCCATGTACTACGCAATCGGCAACGCGGCGGAGACGGAGACCCATTTCCGCGACATCCACGCAGCCATCGAGAAGCCGATCTTCGCCTACGACGTCCCCGTCCGCACCCACTTCAAGCTGCCCACGGACCTCTTGGTTCGTCTGGGACGCGACGGTGTGATTGCCGGCGTCAAGGACTCCTCGGGCGACGACGTCTCCTTCCGCCAGCTGCTCCTGGCTGCCAAGGACATCCCCAACTTCGACATCTTCACCGGTCACGAAGTTGTGGTGGACGGCGCCCTCCTGGGCGGAGCGCAGGGCGTTGTTCCGGGCCTCGGCAACGTTGACCCGGCCGGCTACCGCCGCCTGTTCGACGCCGCACAGGCCGGCGACTGGGCTGCTGCGGCCCGTGAACAGGATCGCTTGGCCGACGTCTTCGAGATCGTTTACACCCCCAACGGACGTGTGTCCGGCGGCGCTGCGGGTCTCGGCGCGTTCAAGACCGCGCTGCAGGTCATGGGCGTCATCGAGTCCAACACCATGAGCTCGCCCATGCTCTCCCTGAATGATTCCGAGACCGCTGCGATCCGTTCGATCCTGGAACGCAACGGGCTGGTCTAG
- a CDS encoding ATP-binding cassette domain-containing protein, with product MSESVGQDTKPVIELQDVKVYHHARTGGLFRPNIVKAVDGVDFTISRGETVGIVGESGCGKSTLASVLVGLQPPTSGKVLFHGKPAIKRNAAMRKQFGRSVSVVFQDPATALNPRMTIQDILTDPLQIHGIGNASSRAAKVKELLALVGLPQSAAEVTPSQVSGGQRQRVAIARALALDPDIIVADEPTSALDVSVRAQVLNLLSDLKTQLNLGMVFISHDIQTVRYVSDRICVMYFGKIVEQGSAAQVFDNPSNDYTKKLLGAAPSLLHI from the coding sequence ATGAGTGAATCAGTCGGACAAGATACAAAACCGGTCATCGAACTCCAAGACGTCAAGGTCTACCACCATGCACGGACCGGCGGCCTGTTCCGTCCGAACATCGTCAAAGCCGTGGACGGCGTGGACTTCACCATCAGCCGCGGCGAAACCGTCGGCATCGTCGGTGAGTCCGGCTGCGGCAAGTCCACGCTTGCTTCAGTGCTTGTGGGACTCCAGCCGCCGACGTCGGGCAAGGTTTTGTTCCACGGAAAGCCCGCCATCAAGCGGAACGCGGCCATGCGCAAACAGTTCGGACGCTCCGTCTCCGTGGTCTTCCAGGACCCGGCCACGGCGCTGAACCCGCGCATGACCATCCAGGACATCCTCACAGATCCGCTGCAAATCCACGGCATCGGCAACGCGTCATCACGCGCTGCCAAGGTCAAGGAACTGTTGGCGCTGGTAGGCCTGCCGCAATCGGCGGCCGAAGTGACGCCGTCGCAGGTTTCCGGTGGCCAGCGCCAGCGCGTGGCGATTGCCCGCGCGTTGGCCCTGGACCCGGACATCATCGTGGCGGACGAACCGACGTCGGCCCTGGACGTTTCGGTCCGCGCGCAGGTCCTGAACCTGCTCTCCGACCTGAAGACCCAACTGAACCTCGGCATGGTGTTCATCTCGCACGATATCCAGACTGTCCGCTACGTCTCGGACCGGATCTGCGTCATGTACTTCGGCAAGATCGTCGAGCAAGGATCCGCCGCACAGGTCTTTGATAATCCGAGCAACGACTACACCAAGAAGCTGCTGGGCGCCGCCCCGAGCCTTCTTCACATCTAG
- a CDS encoding dipeptide/oligopeptide/nickel ABC transporter permease/ATP-binding protein, with protein sequence MRSKLAERLSAPGIRFKALPWGSRIALLFLILIVVAAIFAPVIAPHDPLETFIPATPPGAEHFFGTDRLGRDIFSRLLFGAQSSLMIGLGAVALAILAGALLGSFAATSSKSVNEIIMRLMDILMAFPGIALAAVLLAAFGNSVPTIIIAIAIIYTPQLARVVRANVLAQYGEDYVRAERVIGAGRFYILVKHIVRNTAAPVLVFATVMVADAIILEASLSFLGAGVQDPAPSWGNVISYGRNLVLSGGWWATTFAGVTILLTVLSLNILAEGLTDAMVNPKLRRAPVVKDDDGSAAVIAVDTEVGTSVAQPSVVEEHELDGVRAASADGVASEGGASAVLTDVKLAAANPHLLLDRELELLARIEATRTDRLPQVSPQARNVLEVKNLSIRFPGRFGDIAIVDNVSFTVREGETMGLVGESGCGKSITSLAVMGLLPKTAQVTGSIKFDGKELLDPNTKHSNPKAYVGLRGEQIAMVYQDALSSLNPSMKIKEQMEQLTKRGGRKTPAELLEMVKLDPVRTLASYPHELSGGQRQRVLIAMALSRSPKIVVADEPTTALDVTVQKQVVDLLNELREQLGFAKVFVSHDLALVASLAHRITVMYAGQVVESAQASELLQNPHHEYTRGLLGAVLSIEADAVRLHQIPGTVPSPRDFATGDRFAARSLRADADPHQKLVLTAISGANGDDADHYWASHLKEDAK encoded by the coding sequence ATGCGCAGCAAGCTCGCAGAACGGCTAAGTGCCCCGGGCATTCGTTTCAAGGCCCTGCCCTGGGGCTCCCGTATCGCCCTGCTTTTCCTCATCTTGATCGTGGTCGCGGCCATCTTCGCGCCGGTCATCGCACCGCACGATCCCCTGGAGACGTTCATTCCGGCCACGCCGCCGGGCGCCGAGCACTTCTTCGGCACTGACCGCCTTGGCCGCGACATCTTCTCGCGCCTCCTGTTCGGGGCTCAGTCGTCGCTGATGATCGGCCTTGGCGCGGTTGCCCTGGCCATCCTTGCCGGTGCGCTCCTTGGTTCCTTCGCGGCCACGTCCAGCAAATCCGTGAACGAGATCATCATGCGGCTCATGGACATCCTGATGGCGTTCCCGGGCATCGCCCTGGCCGCTGTGCTGCTGGCAGCGTTCGGCAACTCGGTGCCCACCATCATCATCGCGATCGCCATCATCTACACGCCGCAACTGGCCCGCGTGGTGCGCGCCAACGTGCTCGCACAATACGGCGAAGACTACGTCCGTGCCGAACGCGTGATCGGTGCAGGCCGTTTCTACATCCTGGTCAAGCACATCGTCCGCAACACTGCCGCTCCGGTGCTGGTGTTCGCAACGGTCATGGTGGCCGACGCCATCATCCTCGAAGCCTCGCTGTCCTTCCTTGGCGCCGGCGTCCAGGACCCCGCGCCTTCTTGGGGCAACGTGATTTCCTACGGCCGCAACCTGGTCCTGTCCGGCGGTTGGTGGGCCACCACCTTCGCCGGTGTGACCATCCTCCTGACAGTGCTGTCCCTCAACATCCTTGCTGAGGGCCTCACGGATGCCATGGTGAACCCGAAGCTCCGCCGTGCGCCCGTAGTAAAGGACGACGACGGTTCGGCGGCAGTCATTGCCGTGGACACCGAAGTTGGTACGTCCGTGGCCCAGCCCTCGGTGGTTGAGGAACACGAGCTCGACGGCGTCCGGGCGGCTTCCGCTGATGGCGTCGCTTCCGAGGGGGGCGCCTCAGCCGTCCTCACCGATGTGAAGCTCGCTGCCGCCAACCCGCACCTCCTGTTGGACCGCGAACTGGAACTCCTGGCCCGGATCGAAGCGACCCGCACCGACCGGCTCCCTCAGGTTTCTCCACAAGCACGCAACGTCCTTGAAGTGAAGAACCTGTCCATCCGGTTCCCCGGGCGCTTCGGCGACATCGCGATCGTGGACAATGTGTCCTTCACCGTCCGAGAAGGCGAAACGATGGGCCTGGTGGGCGAGTCCGGTTGCGGCAAGTCGATCACCTCGCTGGCTGTCATGGGGCTGCTGCCCAAGACCGCCCAAGTCACCGGCTCCATCAAGTTCGACGGCAAAGAACTCCTGGATCCGAACACCAAGCACAGCAATCCCAAGGCCTATGTGGGCCTCCGCGGCGAACAGATCGCGATGGTCTACCAGGACGCACTGAGCTCCCTTAACCCGTCCATGAAAATCAAGGAACAGATGGAGCAGCTCACCAAACGTGGGGGTCGCAAGACTCCCGCCGAGCTGCTGGAAATGGTCAAGCTTGATCCCGTCCGCACACTGGCCAGCTACCCTCACGAGCTTTCCGGTGGGCAGCGCCAACGCGTCCTGATAGCCATGGCGTTGTCCCGTTCGCCCAAGATCGTGGTGGCGGACGAACCCACCACTGCCTTGGATGTCACCGTCCAGAAGCAGGTTGTGGATCTGCTCAACGAGCTTCGCGAACAGCTCGGCTTCGCCAAGGTCTTCGTCAGCCACGACCTCGCCTTGGTGGCGTCCCTGGCCCACCGGATCACGGTCATGTACGCCGGCCAAGTGGTGGAATCCGCGCAGGCATCCGAACTCCTGCAGAATCCCCACCACGAGTACACCCGTGGCCTGCTCGGCGCAGTGCTTTCCATCGAAGCCGACGCCGTCCGCCTGCACCAGATCCCCGGCACGGTCCCGTCACCCCGCGACTTCGCCACGGGCGACCGCTTCGCGGCACGTTCACTGCGTGCCGACGCCGACCCCCACCAGAAACTGGTCCTCACCGCGATTTCCGGTGCCAATGGTGATGATGCCGACCACTACTGGGCCAGCCACCTGAAGGAGGATGCGAAATGA
- a CDS encoding ABC transporter permease, which translates to MILGITLLVFLVLQAAPGDQASSALGDGASEEAKQQYRQDNGLNDPLVLQYFRFLGKLLQFDLGTTTPPAKSVASMIASAFPLTLQLTFLGVLIAIVLSLAFGILGALYRDKWQDQLVRVFSIAAIATPSFWLGILLIQWFALGENPMFPSGGIATPESGFGGWLNSMALPALALGIPVSASLIRVVRTSMVEELDRDYVRTAIGNGVPYREVVSKNVLRNALVTPVTVLGLRVGYLLGGAVVIEMIFALPGMGQLILNGITNLDVNLVQGVVLTISVTFVLVNIVVDLLYLLINPRIRTV; encoded by the coding sequence ATGATCCTGGGCATCACGTTGCTCGTCTTCCTCGTCCTGCAGGCCGCTCCCGGCGACCAGGCAAGCTCCGCCCTCGGTGACGGCGCCAGCGAAGAAGCCAAGCAGCAATACCGCCAGGACAATGGCCTGAACGACCCCTTGGTCCTGCAGTACTTCCGATTCCTCGGCAAGCTCCTGCAGTTCGACCTCGGCACCACCACCCCGCCGGCCAAGTCGGTGGCTTCCATGATTGCCTCAGCGTTCCCCCTGACGCTTCAGCTCACTTTCCTCGGCGTACTCATCGCCATTGTGCTGTCGCTGGCGTTCGGCATCCTCGGCGCCCTCTACCGCGACAAGTGGCAGGACCAGTTGGTCCGTGTCTTTTCGATCGCCGCGATCGCCACCCCGTCGTTCTGGCTCGGCATCCTGCTGATCCAGTGGTTCGCCCTCGGTGAGAACCCGATGTTCCCCTCGGGTGGAATTGCGACGCCGGAGTCCGGCTTTGGCGGTTGGCTCAACTCGATGGCCCTCCCGGCCCTGGCGCTCGGCATCCCTGTCTCGGCGTCGCTGATCCGGGTGGTCCGTACCTCGATGGTTGAAGAACTGGACCGCGACTACGTCCGGACCGCCATCGGCAACGGTGTGCCCTACCGCGAAGTCGTCTCCAAGAATGTCCTCCGCAACGCGCTCGTCACCCCGGTGACCGTGCTGGGACTCCGCGTCGGCTACCTGCTGGGTGGCGCCGTCGTGATTGAAATGATCTTCGCCCTGCCCGGCATGGGCCAGCTGATCCTCAACGGCATCACCAACCTGGACGTCAACCTGGTCCAGGGCGTGGTGCTCACCATCTCGGTCACCTTTGTTCTGGTGAACATCGTGGTGGACCTTCTCTACCTGCTCATCAACCCCCGAATCAGGACGGTATAG
- a CDS encoding ABC transporter substrate-binding protein: protein MVRHPMSKTIHSLPLVNDASRRNFLKLSGAVGAAAAFTATLSACGGAASTTTGTGTNTAAVNKDLTIEAGISYALSTGFDPLSSSGATPMAANLHIFEGLIELHPATREPYNALAAADPKKINDTTYQVTIRDGAKFHDGSPVTTEDVAFSFTRVMDPANKSLFSQFIPFIQDVKPVDAKTVEFTLKYAFPGFGPRISVVKIVPKALATDLKAFDAKPVGSGPYKLISAVKDDKIVFEAFSDYNGPKPALAKGMTWLLLSDAAARVTAVQSGRVQAIEDVPYLDVDGLKSKVKVESVQSFGLLFLMFNCAKAPFDNKLVRQALHYGLDKEAIIKKALFGNAKAATSYFQEGHPDYVKAKNVYGFDTSKAEELLKQAGVTTLEFELLTTDTAWVKDVAPLILESWNKIPGVKVTVKSLQSGALYSDRVGKGDYSVVAAPGDPSVFGNDADLLLSWFYSGATWMDKRAFWTTPERTKLQGLMDKGSQASGDDAKKIVAEIVDMVSDEVPLYPVFHRQLPSAWDEKKLNGFQPLPTTGLSFVGVGRTA from the coding sequence ATGGTGAGGCACCCTATGAGCAAGACGATCCACAGCCTGCCGCTGGTCAATGACGCCAGCCGCCGGAACTTCCTGAAGCTAAGCGGCGCAGTTGGTGCAGCAGCCGCCTTCACGGCAACACTCTCCGCGTGCGGCGGCGCTGCCAGCACCACCACCGGTACCGGCACCAACACGGCCGCCGTCAACAAGGACCTCACCATCGAGGCAGGCATTTCCTACGCGCTCTCCACAGGCTTCGACCCGCTGAGCTCCTCGGGCGCAACACCGATGGCCGCCAACCTGCACATCTTCGAAGGCCTCATCGAACTGCACCCGGCCACCCGCGAGCCTTACAACGCCCTCGCCGCAGCGGATCCCAAAAAGATCAACGACACCACCTACCAGGTGACCATCCGCGACGGCGCGAAATTCCACGACGGCTCCCCCGTCACCACCGAGGACGTCGCTTTCTCGTTCACCCGCGTGATGGACCCGGCAAACAAGTCGCTCTTCTCGCAGTTCATCCCCTTCATCCAGGACGTCAAGCCTGTCGATGCCAAGACGGTGGAATTCACCCTTAAGTACGCCTTCCCCGGCTTCGGACCCCGCATCTCCGTGGTCAAGATCGTCCCCAAGGCACTCGCTACCGACCTGAAGGCGTTCGACGCCAAGCCAGTCGGCTCCGGACCATACAAACTCATCTCCGCAGTCAAGGACGACAAGATCGTCTTCGAGGCCTTCTCCGATTACAACGGCCCCAAGCCTGCGCTGGCCAAGGGCATGACCTGGCTGCTGCTCTCTGATGCCGCAGCCCGCGTCACCGCAGTCCAGTCCGGCCGCGTCCAGGCCATCGAAGACGTTCCCTACCTGGACGTCGATGGGCTGAAGTCCAAGGTGAAGGTCGAATCTGTCCAGTCCTTCGGCCTGCTGTTCCTCATGTTCAACTGCGCCAAGGCACCGTTCGACAACAAGCTCGTCCGCCAGGCACTGCACTACGGCCTGGACAAGGAAGCCATCATCAAGAAGGCACTGTTCGGCAACGCCAAGGCCGCCACCTCCTACTTCCAGGAGGGCCACCCGGACTACGTCAAGGCCAAGAACGTCTACGGCTTCGATACGTCAAAGGCCGAGGAACTGCTGAAGCAGGCGGGTGTCACCACCCTTGAGTTCGAACTCCTCACCACGGACACTGCCTGGGTCAAGGACGTCGCTCCGCTGATCCTCGAATCCTGGAACAAGATCCCGGGCGTCAAGGTCACCGTGAAGAGCCTCCAGTCCGGCGCCTTGTACAGCGACCGTGTTGGCAAGGGTGACTACTCCGTAGTCGCAGCCCCGGGCGATCCCTCCGTCTTCGGTAACGATGCAGACCTCCTCCTGAGCTGGTTCTACTCGGGCGCCACCTGGATGGACAAGCGTGCCTTCTGGACCACCCCGGAACGCACCAAACTGCAGGGTCTCATGGACAAGGGCTCGCAGGCCTCGGGCGATGACGCCAAGAAGATCGTGGCCGAAATCGTGGACATGGTCTCTGATGAAGTGCCGCTCTACCCTGTCTTCCACCGCCAGCTTCCCAGCGCTTGGGACGAAAAGAAGCTCAACGGCTTCCAGCCCCTCCCCACCACCGGCCTGTCATTCGTCGGCGTCGGACGAACTGCCTAA
- a CDS encoding FadR/GntR family transcriptional regulator produces MTTSGVVPQARFSAQARLRALQSDIMELILERELEAGDPLPTESELSVALGVGRNTLRESLKVLQALGVIEIRHGFGMFVAPSNFDALADGLTFRGRLSLRHQGLEALQLVDVRQALESGLIGSSMDVMTPEQLAFIEEAVKQMEELAAAGENFVAADAEFHRRLFEPLNNELLINLMGVFWKVYRKIHVEIGPGNEDLKKTAAMHRSIYAAVAAGDKVSASELLNRHFDGIRRRIGEAVGD; encoded by the coding sequence ATGACAACTTCCGGTGTAGTTCCGCAGGCGCGGTTCAGTGCACAGGCCCGGCTGCGTGCTTTGCAGTCGGACATTATGGAATTGATCCTCGAGCGCGAGCTTGAGGCGGGCGATCCGTTGCCGACGGAGAGCGAGCTGTCCGTGGCGCTCGGAGTGGGGCGCAATACGCTGCGCGAATCACTCAAGGTCCTGCAGGCCCTGGGTGTCATCGAGATCCGCCATGGCTTCGGCATGTTCGTGGCCCCGAGCAATTTCGACGCCCTCGCCGACGGGCTCACCTTCAGGGGCCGCTTGTCGCTGCGGCACCAGGGACTCGAGGCGCTGCAACTCGTCGATGTGCGTCAGGCCCTGGAATCTGGCCTGATTGGCTCTTCCATGGACGTCATGACGCCCGAGCAGCTGGCCTTCATTGAAGAAGCCGTGAAGCAGATGGAAGAACTCGCCGCCGCCGGCGAAAACTTCGTGGCCGCGGATGCCGAATTCCACCGCAGGCTTTTCGAACCGCTCAACAACGAGCTCCTGATCAACCTCATGGGTGTTTTCTGGAAGGTGTACCGGAAGATCCACGTAGAGATTGGCCCGGGCAACGAGGACCTCAAGAAGACCGCCGCCATGCACCGCAGCATCTATGCCGCTGTGGCCGCCGGTGACAAGGTATCGGCCTCCGAGCTGCTCAACCGGCACTTCGACGGAATCCGCCGCCGGATCGGCGAGGCCGTGGGCGACTGA